A stretch of DNA from Alteromonas gilva:
AGTTGACGTACTTGCCCGGGGGGACGATAAAAAACATCTAACCATGCACCCCCACCACCATTGAAATAGTCAACGGTGATCTCTGCCATACCCGGCTCGAGTTGGACTTTGCCGGAACGCATGATCGTGCCGTGGTCGCCATCATTATTTACTACAACCTCGCCATTAATTGACAATGTCGAACCATCATCTGAATAGGTATAAAAGGTATACTCGCCGCCGGTGGTAACCTTAAGGTAACTGGAAAAACGTAAACCAAACTGATTATCACGCAGCGGAATATCGGCGATTCTAAACTCATGAGTTTGTGTGGTTTTTATTGGAGTGAGCTGCTCGAAAACAGGCAGAAAGCGCCAGCTATTGCCTTCGTAATAACCGACTGAAATACCATTCGCCGCTTGGCCAGAGCTGGTTCGGTAATATCCTGTTGTGACAGTACTTTGTTGTTCTTCATCACCAAAAGCAGCAGCCTGTACAACAACAGAGTGACTTACGGTGAACTTGCCGGTGTATTCAGGCGAGCTTCGCGTTGGTTTGGTGCCATCGATGGTATAGCGAAGTGTACTTCGTGGTGCATTGTTTTGCATTTCGATAGTCACTGCACCGTTGGCAAAGAAACCGCCAGCCGGTTCATACAGATGTGGTTTAGGTAAGAGTGTCGGGGCGGCTAGACGCGCGGCGCCAGACATGGCCTGGCTGTTCAAAGCAGGTTGTCCAATGAACGCATTGACAATGGGGCGTCCAACCCACGCCGGGTGCAGCGGGATATCAAGTAAGTAGGCTACCGTGGCTCCGGTGTCGTATGTATAGACAGGCTTATTGATGCGGAAATCATGCTTAATGCCAGGCCCGTTGATAATCACCGGTACTTGCATTTCATCGAGGGTTTCTCCGCCATGACCATAGCCAATACCGCCGTGATCAGACGCGATTACAATCACTGTGTCGTCACGCATCTGAGCGGTTTCTAAGGCTTCAAGCAGGGTGCCGACTAAACGGTCGACCTGATTTACGGCATTGTAGAACTCAGTTGTTTTGTGCCCGTCATGATGTCCAACATGGTCGACATTATCTAGATGGAGCAGTGTGAATTCGGGTTTATGCGCCGTAATATATTGGATTGCACGCGTGATTGTCTGTTCATCTGTTTCGCTGTTAACATCAATATTGAGTGCTGAACGTTCAAATAACTCATTGATCCCACCCCAGGTATAAAAAGCGCCTATTTTAGCGTTGGGGTAATGCTGTCTGTACTCACCAATGATTGTGGGGAAAATGTCTTCCAGACCGGTCGCGACAGGGGGCAGGATAAAATCATAGGGTGCCCAGCTATTGGACGTGACGCCGTGCTGATTAGGTGCCGACGCTGATAAGAT
This window harbors:
- a CDS encoding alkaline phosphatase family protein, giving the protein MLSLSTTYPALALFIVLSVLSLSGCQPSQNSQHTELAITTKPKHVILIGIDALSIDGLLQAETPALDKLMQNGAYTLNARAVLPSSSSPNWKSILSASAPNQHGVTSNSWAPYDFILPPVATGLEDIFPTIIGEYRQHYPNAKIGAFYTWGGINELFERSALNIDVNSETDEQTITRAIQYITAHKPEFTLLHLDNVDHVGHHDGHKTTEFYNAVNQVDRLVGTLLEALETAQMRDDTVIVIASDHGGIGYGHGGETLDEMQVPVIINGPGIKHDFRINKPVYTYDTGATVAYLLDIPLHPAWVGRPIVNAFIGQPALNSQAMSGAARLAAPTLLPKPHLYEPAGGFFANGAVTIEMQNNAPRSTLRYTIDGTKPTRSSPEYTGKFTVSHSVVVQAAAFGDEEQQSTVTTGYYRTSSGQAANGISVGYYEGNSWRFLPVFEQLTPIKTTQTHEFRIADIPLRDNQFGLRFSSYLKVTTGGEYTFYTYSDDGSTLSINGEVVVNNDGDHGTIMRSGKVQLEPGMAEITVDYFNGGGGAWLDVFYRPPGQVRQLIAPEMLYVSPQSGSSAPTRE